The genomic stretch TCTAGCAGGGTATGACCTAATGACATTTGGAAATCACGAGTTTGACCTTGGATCAAGCGAAGACGGCCATAAGGCATTAGCTGATTTTGTTAAAGGTGCAGACTTCCCGTTTGTGAGTACGAACGTTAATTTTTCAAAAGACGATAATATGAAATCATTATTTAAAAACCAAATAAAACACTCTCCAAAAGACAGCACAATCTATCCAACGGTTGTAAAGTGGGTAGGTAAAGAGCGTGTTGGATTTATCGGATTAACAACAGCAGAAACTGCGGATATCTCTAGCCCTGAAGCTGTTACATTCAAGAATTACAAAACTGAAGCACGTAAAGCAGTAAAAGCTCTTGAACGTCGTGGTGTTAACAAAATTGTAGCCATCACTCACCTTGGTTATGATGATAATGTAGAGTATGATAACGACCTTGAACTAGCTAAATACGTTGACGGACTTGATGTAATCGTCGGCGGTCACAGCCACACTAAACTTGTTGAGCCTGTTGTCGTTTCAACTGATGAATATGGCAAAACAAAAGACAAGACTGTAATCGTACAAGCTTCTCAATATGGAGATTTCTTAGGAACACTTGATGTTGAGTTTGACAGAAAAGGGAAAGTCGTTAATCATGCTGGAAAATTAATTGAAGTTAAAACAAAAACGGCAGATCCAGAAGCTGCTAAGCTACTTGAAAAATATTCAAGCAAGATTGCTGAATTAAAGAACACACCAACTGGCGGTGTTACAGAAAAAGAACTAACTAACCCACGTTCTGAAGGTGACGCACCAAGTGTACGCAGCACTGAAACTGAGTTAGGTAACCTGATCACTGATGGCATGCTTGATAAAGCAAGAGAGTTTAATCCAAATGTTGCTATGGCATTCCAAAACGGTGGAGGAATTCGTGCGCCAATCGATGCAGGTCCTATCACTTACGGTGATGTATTAACAGTACTTCCGTTTGGTAATACACTTGCAACAATGAAATTAACAGGTGCAGAAATTAAAGCAGCTCTTGAGCATAGCGTTAAGAGTGCCCCTAAAGAACACGGTGGATTCCTTCATGTTTCTGGTATGAAGTTCACGTATGACAGCACAAAAGCTGCAGGCAGCCGTGTAGTAAAGATGGAAGTGAAAAATGCAGATGGAACATATACTGCTATCGATCTTTCTAAAGAATATGTAATCGCTACAAACGCTTTTACAGCTAAAGGTGGAGACGCATTCTCCATGTTTGAAAAAGCATATAATGAAGGCCGCGTAACTGACTTAGGCGCTTCTGATTGGGAAAACCTTCGTGATTATGTAGCTAAGTTAAAAACGGTCGCTCCAACAGTTGAAGGCCGTATTGTAGATGTGTCGAAGAACTAATTAGAGTTAAACTGAACCCTAACCTTTTTACCGATGTCGGTGAAGAGGATAGGGTTCTATTTTTTATATGAAGATGGAGCTTTTTATTGTCTATGAGTCGTTATCACGTTTCTATGGGTCAAAATCATGTTTCTATGGGTCGTCGTGATAATTCTATGAGTCATTCTCACACTTCTATGGGTCTTCGCAAATTCTATGGGTCGTTACACGCACTCTATGGGTCAAACTGAACTTGCTATGGGTCGTCGCAAAATCATCGTACGAAAAAACAAAAAAAGCTTGAGAACTCTCCCAAGCTTCATCAAACAAAATGTCTACTTCACCACTCGACTCAACGGCTTCAATTCATCTATATACAGCAGATTAGACAAGCGATTCGGAGTAAAGTTTGATGCAAACCCAACATACAACTGTGCTTTATGCGGGTGGCGAATATCCGGAACTCGAATCCCGAGACCTTCTGGCTCTCTAAATGATAGATCTTGCCCTCCTGTAAATAACTCCCTATCGACCACGTCACCATTTTGAAGATTCACAACCGTAATATAGGTATTTCCAGTTGGTTCAACAGAGCCGTTCGAACCATATGCGTTACCTTCTAGAAGATAGAGGAAACTGCCGTAGCTCGCAAACCCTTGAAACGTGCCTAGAGAGGGCTGCAGCACATCTGCTACAGGTTCATACCTTCCTTCTTTTACATCGTCTAATGAAAATACGCCAAAATGAAAGACACCATTTACTCGATAGCGCATGGTGAGCAGGTTGTTGGCAGAATCAATGTTTACCGTCGTTCGATCGGCACCTTCTATTAAACGGTGTTTTTCTAAAGAATCCGAATCAGGCGTTAGAATTGCACCATCTTCAAAAGGAAAGCGAGCCAGCTGTGTTCCCCATCCATCTTTGCCTTCAGCAACAGAATCAGTTTCGGACCAAATATAAGGAACTCCATTCTCTGTTTCAATTCCCATCTGCACACCGTGACCAAAGCCTTTTAAATACATATAACCGAGTTTGTTTCCTTCTAGATCAAGTTTCGTTAACGTCAGATCTCCATTCAGACTACGAGTGGCACCACTGACAGGAGCTTCTTCACCTGGCAGTTGGATGCCGCCTGCCATCAGCTGCAAAACGTAAACATGCCCATTCACATCATCGAATCCAAAAGATTGTTGAACCGTTCCATTATGTAGAGCTTTATCCCGAAAAAGTTCATGTGAGGGGGCATCGAGATCAAACACTTTTGAATGCGGGACGCTTTGTTTTGCACTTGCGGGAATGGATAGACTTAATGAAAGGGCCAACACTGTTATCATACCTACGCTTTTTTTAACAACGTTCGTTTTCCATATATTCATTAGTAGTAGCCTCCTATTCGTTATAAATGCACTTCATTCTTGTTCATTTCCCTTTCAAGACGTGCCATTTTTCTACTCTCCATATGGTTGCCGAGCTTTGCTAACACGAGGGAGATTACAACAGCAAAACTAACAATGCCATAGAAGCCAGCCCCAATGCCAATTCCAACGCCACCCGCTAATAAAATCATAGCAGCTGATGTGAGGCCTTTCACTTGAACACCGTCTTTTATGATGACGCCACCGCCTAGAAAACCAAGACCAGCTACAATCTGCGCCGTCAATCGCATCGGGTCCATTCGGATCGTATCGCTCATCGTACTGAACTCATCGACACTGTAAATTGAGATCAACGTAATTAATGTACTCGCTACGCACACGTACATGTATGTTTTGATTCCAGCTGGCTTGCTCTTTGATTCTCTGTCCCAGCCAATCAAAAAGCCTAAGATAGCACTGATCAGAACACGAAGATACATCTCATAATTCATTATAAAAGGAAAGGATATATGCAAGGTCGTCCTCCTTTAACTTTTGATTTCATCTTTTAGTTTCTTTCGTTCCTCCAGTGCGGGTATCGGATTGTTACACGTTAAAACGTTGATGCCATAATTCAGCGCTTGAGTCACTTGCTCTTTTGTATCCGGACAATAACACCATCTTAAAATACCTAAGTCCTTAAATTCTTCTACTAATTCGTTAGTAAGCAGCTTCATACTAATCCCCGCTGCCCACATTTTCGAATATGTTCCGTTTGGTCCTTGTACAAAGTTAAACATCAATTCGCCTGGAAATCCTTGTGTCCGAAGACCATAAACGTCATGAATATGCGCAACGATATCTGCATCAAAACTTGTAAACACACATCGTGGTAAATAATCATAATCCTTTAACATCTGAATAGTTGCATCCGCAACACGTTTTGCATCGGGGCTCGGTTTAATCTCTACATTAAAAAGAACGTCAGGATACAATTTTAACAACTCACAAAATTCCTCTAGAGTAGGAATCGTATGCGATTGTCCGTCAGGATCTACTCCTGCAGATAAATTCTTCAACTCACTAAGGGTAAAATCACTAACTTTTCCTGTACCGTTCGTCGTTCGATCCACCGTATCATCGTGAATGACTATGAGTACGGAATCTTTAGAAAAGCGAAGGTCGAATTCGAGCATATCGACTCCGGCATCCAGCGCTTTTTGAAACGCGATGAGTGTATTCTCAGGGTACTTTGCCATAAATCCACGATGGCCTGCGATAAAAAATGTATCGGTGTTTTTTAGTTGCTCGATCATCTCTATCATCCTTCCTGCTTCATTTTTCTGAAAAACAAAAAACCTAGAGTCATCAGTTAGACGTATTGAACTGACTGCATTCCTCTAGGCTTTTTGGTCATTCCATTAACTTTCAGAGAGAATTCTCTCTACTTCCCCTTTGAATTGATCGAGGGTTGGTTCGATTTCTTCATCATCGTACATGATCGCTTCAATAGCTGAGAAGAACTCATGCATCGTCTCTGGCCAAACCACACTCTTATTGTTGTCTACTGCATATTTCAGCTGATCATACGCTGTTTTCTTGTTCGGCTCTTTTGCCCACAGATCTTGAATTTCTTTGGAATCTACCATCTTTTCTGTGAACGGAAGGTATCCTGTTTCAACGATAAACTGTTGTAACCCCTTCGGATCTTCCATCATGAAATCAATGAACTTCCAAGCCGCATCTTTGTTTTCAGATCCTGCAAGCATGGCAACGTTCCCGCCACCTGTTGGCGTAGCGTGGATTTTGTTCTTAGGTAGAAAAGCCGTTACATACTCAAAGTCTGTATTCTGGTTGATGTCACCGATTACCCCTGTAGATTGGAACATAAGAGGTACTTTTCCAGCAGCGAACATTTGATTGACGATGTTTCCTGAATCCTGTGCTGGCGGGTAATAAAGAGCACCTGTTTTCTGCATATCTTTTAAGTATTGAAACACTTTAACGCCAACATCATTTTTAGCAAATCCGATAGACGTTTTATCTTTGTTAAAATACATTCCTTTTGATTGAGAGATCATGGCGATCGGGTACCACGTATCGTAAGGCATCGTAAGACCATAACGTGTTACTTTGTCGCCTTCTTTAACAACAAGTGCATTTGCCACTTCATTTAATTCGTCCCACGTAGTAGGAACTTTTAAGCCTTTTTCATCTAAAATCGTTTTGTTCACATGAAGAATAGGTGTTGAGCGGTTTAATGGCAAGGATACTAGCTTATCATTGAATGTTGAATGACCCATTAGACCTTTTGTAAAATCACCCTTCTTCAAACCGCTTTCTTTTAGATAAGGTGTCATGTCTTCAAGCACTTCAGACTCTGCAAACTGTTGGACATACGAACGTTCAAGCATGGTAACATCAGGACCTGTATTAGCTGAAATCGATTGTTGAAGCTTAGTTGATGTTTCATCATAAGCTCCTTGGAAAGTACCGACTACCTTTACTTCATCCTGGCTATCATTGAATCGTTGAATCAACTGATCCATGAACTCGCCGTTCTTACCGCCTAATGAATGCCAAAATTGAATCGTTGCCGTACCGCCTTCCTTCGACTTCGTGCCACTGGTTTTCTCAGTTTCCCCCTGGCAGCCCGCAAGCATCATAAACACCAATACAGCCATTGCACTTAATACGTACTTCAATTTCATAACATAACCCTCCCCATCTTTTATGAAACTTATTTGATACCTGAATACACAAAAGCTTTGACGATCTGTTTGGAACATAATAAGTAAACGATTAGAATCGGAATAACCAATACCACGTTACCAGCCATAATAATGTGCCAGTTACTGATTCCTTCAGATTGCTTTAACATGGCAATACCAAGCGTTAACGGCCGAACTTCATTTGAATCTGTCATAACAAGCGGCCAGAAATAATCATTCCAGTGACTGACAAAACTAAAGAGTGCGATTGTAGCGAGTGCTGGTTTTGCCATCGGCGTCATGATTTTCCACATGATCTTAAATTCACTCGCATTATCAAGCCTCGCTGCTTCAATAATCTCCTCAGGAATCTGCATGAAATATTGTCGGAGCAAGAAGATTCCAAACGCGTTAGACATAAAAGGCAGAATCTGTGGAATCAATGTTTTAATCAAACCCCAATCTGCCATCATTAAGTAGATCGGGATAAAAGTTACCTGCCCTGGCATCATAAACGCGATTAACACGAGAGCAAAAAGCACGTTTTTTCCGAAAAACTCATATTTAGCGAACGCATAGGCCGCCGGAATCATCACAAGAAATTGAATGACGATGATCGAAAACGTAATGATGATCGAGTTCTTCGCATAAGTCGCAAACGGACCGGACGTCATCGCCTCTACAAAGTTAATCCATTGCGGTGAAGACGGGATCAATGTAGGCGGAACGCTGAGTGTCTCTTGAAACGTCTGAAGCGAGGTCGAGATCATCCATAGGAACGGAAAAATAAAGGCGAATAAGATGGCTGCTTTTAGCAAGAAATCTACCGACAACCAAACGTTATGTTTTTTCAAAACCTATGATCCCCCTTTCTATCTAGCTTTCTATGAACTTATTGATAATGAACTTTCTTCGACATCAAACGGAAGTAGATAAACGTTAGTATTCCGATAATGACCATCAACACGACACCAGTAGCCGCCGCATAACCAATGTTTGTCGTTCTGAATCCATAAATATAGTAGACGAGCGTATTCGTTGCATTGTTCGGTCCACCACCTGTCATGATTCGAACCGTATCAAAGACTTTGAACGAGCCGATCGTCATGATGATCAAGATAAAGAACATTTGTGGTGAGATGAGAGGCAGAGTAATTCTGCGGAACACTCTGAATCTACTCGTGTTATCGAGTTCCGCCGCCTCATATATAATTGGCGATATGCCTTGCAACGCTGCGACCAAAATAAGAACGTAATACCCAATGCCGTGCCAAACCGATACGATAATAATAGAAAAAAGTGCTGTTTTCGAGCTTTGCAGCCATTGTGATGTTGGAAGACCTAATTTTTCTAGAGCAAAATTCAGAAACCCTAGATTCGGTTCCATCAGCCATAGCCATACGAGTGAAACGGAAACGATTGAAATGATATGTGGGGTGAAGATTCCCGCTTGGATAATGTAATTCAAGCGTGTTTGTTTTTTGAGCCATACCGCAAAAAACAAGGAGATGAGCATCGTTAGAACAACAACGCCACCCGTGTAGATCACGGTGTTCGTAAGTGACTTATAAAAATCAGGTCTGTTGAAAATTTGAATATAGTTATCAAAACCAACATACCGACTCATCGCACTGTTCAATAAATTGTATTTGAAGAAGCTAAGGTAGACTAAATAGAGCATCGGATAGATCACAAACAAAAAGATACCAATCATGGCCGGGCCGATCATGACATAGGGTCTACAGGTTTCCCAGAACGTCTTTTTCTTCATATCAATAACCTCTTAAAGCTTCAAGATACGAGGAATAACGTTCATGGTCTTTTCTGATTCGTGTCCCTTCTGAATCGAATAGATAGAGCTTATCTTCAGGGACCCCTATGTGTATCTTTTGGTTTACTTTGTAGAAGGCATAATTGCTTTTCAGCATGAACGCGCTATCCTTGTACTTCATTTGGTAAAGCGTTTCTGAGCCAAGCATCTCACGCGTGGCGATCTCGCCTTCCATACTCAAATATTCATCGACCGGCGTGTCTGACGTTTGCGCGCTTTCTGGACGGAATCCAAACTTAACGCCATCCACACCGAGTTCACCGATATTCATCGGTGGCGTTCCGATAAACTGTGCCACGAAGAGGTTGTTCGGTTCATGATAGATCTCTTCAGGTGCTGCCTCTTGCTGAATCAACCCGTTATTCATCAGCACGATCGTATCTGCCATCGACATGGCTTCCACCTGATCATGTGTTACATAAACAAAGGTAGTGCCTAACTTTTTATGAAGCTCGATCAGATCAAGACGCATCTGCGCTCGTAGTTTGGCATCCAAGTTAGACAGTGGTTCATCCATCAGAAACACGGAAGGCTGCTTAACCATCGCACGAGCCAACGCCACACGCTGACGCTGTCCGCCAGAAAGGGTGGAAGGCTTTCGTTCTAGATATTCCGTTAGACCAACAGCAGCACTAATGCTTTCTACCAACTTTGTTCGTTCTTCTTTTTTTACTTTGTTATTCTTAAGTCCAAATTCGATATTCTCTCTAACAGACATCGTCGGATAGATCGCATAGTTTTGAAAAACCATGGCCACTCCTCGTTTTCCAGGTGCTACCGCTGTAACATCATCTCCATTGATCAAGACAGCTCCTGAGCTCTGCGGCC from Bacillus sp. E(2018) encodes the following:
- a CDS encoding 5'-nucleotidase C-terminal domain-containing protein; this translates as MVLNKKFKRLLASSLAVGLISSQVAIPALANSNDHGKPQPTRGFNLSLMHTNDTHAHLDNVAQRITAIKEVRAEKPNALLLDAGDVFSGTLYFNEFRGQADLEFMNLAGYDLMTFGNHEFDLGSSEDGHKALADFVKGADFPFVSTNVNFSKDDNMKSLFKNQIKHSPKDSTIYPTVVKWVGKERVGFIGLTTAETADISSPEAVTFKNYKTEARKAVKALERRGVNKIVAITHLGYDDNVEYDNDLELAKYVDGLDVIVGGHSHTKLVEPVVVSTDEYGKTKDKTVIVQASQYGDFLGTLDVEFDRKGKVVNHAGKLIEVKTKTADPEAAKLLEKYSSKIAELKNTPTGGVTEKELTNPRSEGDAPSVRSTETELGNLITDGMLDKAREFNPNVAMAFQNGGGIRAPIDAGPITYGDVLTVLPFGNTLATMKLTGAEIKAALEHSVKSAPKEHGGFLHVSGMKFTYDSTKAAGSRVVKMEVKNADGTYTAIDLSKEYVIATNAFTAKGGDAFSMFEKAYNEGRVTDLGASDWENLRDYVAKLKTVAPTVEGRIVDVSKN
- a CDS encoding glycerophosphodiester phosphodiesterase family protein → MIEQLKNTDTFFIAGHRGFMAKYPENTLIAFQKALDAGVDMLEFDLRFSKDSVLIVIHDDTVDRTTNGTGKVSDFTLSELKNLSAGVDPDGQSHTIPTLEEFCELLKLYPDVLFNVEIKPSPDAKRVADATIQMLKDYDYLPRCVFTSFDADIVAHIHDVYGLRTQGFPGELMFNFVQGPNGTYSKMWAAGISMKLLTNELVEEFKDLGILRWCYCPDTKEQVTQALNYGINVLTCNNPIPALEERKKLKDEIKS
- a CDS encoding ABC transporter ATP-binding protein, giving the protein MASIEFVNVTKEFEKKDIIKDLNLTIKDGTFTVLVGPSGCGKTTLLRMIAGIGPQSSGAVLINGDDVTAVAPGKRGVAMVFQNYAIYPTMSVRENIEFGLKNNKVKKEERTKLVESISAAVGLTEYLERKPSTLSGGQRQRVALARAMVKQPSVFLMDEPLSNLDAKLRAQMRLDLIELHKKLGTTFVYVTHDQVEAMSMADTIVLMNNGLIQQEAAPEEIYHEPNNLFVAQFIGTPPMNIGELGVDGVKFGFRPESAQTSDTPVDEYLSMEGEIATREMLGSETLYQMKYKDSAFMLKSNYAFYKVNQKIHIGVPEDKLYLFDSEGTRIRKDHERYSSYLEALRGY
- a CDS encoding sugar ABC transporter permease; translated protein: MKKKTFWETCRPYVMIGPAMIGIFLFVIYPMLYLVYLSFFKYNLLNSAMSRYVGFDNYIQIFNRPDFYKSLTNTVIYTGGVVVLTMLISLFFAVWLKKQTRLNYIIQAGIFTPHIISIVSVSLVWLWLMEPNLGFLNFALEKLGLPTSQWLQSSKTALFSIIIVSVWHGIGYYVLILVAALQGISPIIYEAAELDNTSRFRVFRRITLPLISPQMFFILIIMTIGSFKVFDTVRIMTGGGPNNATNTLVYYIYGFRTTNIGYAAATGVVLMVIIGILTFIYFRLMSKKVHYQ
- a CDS encoding MgtC/SapB family protein — encoded protein: MNYEMYLRVLISAILGFLIGWDRESKSKPAGIKTYMYVCVASTLITLISIYSVDEFSTMSDTIRMDPMRLTAQIVAGLGFLGGGVIIKDGVQVKGLTSAAMILLAGGVGIGIGAGFYGIVSFAVVISLVLAKLGNHMESRKMARLEREMNKNEVHL
- a CDS encoding ABC transporter substrate-binding protein — its product is MKLKYVLSAMAVLVFMMLAGCQGETEKTSGTKSKEGGTATIQFWHSLGGKNGEFMDQLIQRFNDSQDEVKVVGTFQGAYDETSTKLQQSISANTGPDVTMLERSYVQQFAESEVLEDMTPYLKESGLKKGDFTKGLMGHSTFNDKLVSLPLNRSTPILHVNKTILDEKGLKVPTTWDELNEVANALVVKEGDKVTRYGLTMPYDTWYPIAMISQSKGMYFNKDKTSIGFAKNDVGVKVFQYLKDMQKTGALYYPPAQDSGNIVNQMFAAGKVPLMFQSTGVIGDINQNTDFEYVTAFLPKNKIHATPTGGGNVAMLAGSENKDAAWKFIDFMMEDPKGLQQFIVETGYLPFTEKMVDSKEIQDLWAKEPNKKTAYDQLKYAVDNNKSVVWPETMHEFFSAIEAIMYDDEEIEPTLDQFKGEVERILSES
- a CDS encoding Tat pathway signal sequence domain protein; translation: MNIWKTNVVKKSVGMITVLALSLSLSIPASAKQSVPHSKVFDLDAPSHELFRDKALHNGTVQQSFGFDDVNGHVYVLQLMAGGIQLPGEEAPVSGATRSLNGDLTLTKLDLEGNKLGYMYLKGFGHGVQMGIETENGVPYIWSETDSVAEGKDGWGTQLARFPFEDGAILTPDSDSLEKHRLIEGADRTTVNIDSANNLLTMRYRVNGVFHFGVFSLDDVKEGRYEPVADVLQPSLGTFQGFASYGSFLYLLEGNAYGSNGSVEPTGNTYITVVNLQNGDVVDRELFTGGQDLSFREPEGLGIRVPDIRHPHKAQLYVGFASNFTPNRLSNLLYIDELKPLSRVVK
- a CDS encoding carbohydrate ABC transporter permease, which encodes MISTSLQTFQETLSVPPTLIPSSPQWINFVEAMTSGPFATYAKNSIIITFSIIVIQFLVMIPAAYAFAKYEFFGKNVLFALVLIAFMMPGQVTFIPIYLMMADWGLIKTLIPQILPFMSNAFGIFLLRQYFMQIPEEIIEAARLDNASEFKIMWKIMTPMAKPALATIALFSFVSHWNDYFWPLVMTDSNEVRPLTLGIAMLKQSEGISNWHIIMAGNVVLVIPILIVYLLCSKQIVKAFVYSGIK